A segment of the Deinococcus cellulosilyticus NBRC 106333 = KACC 11606 genome:
CCGGTCAGATAACGGGTGAACGGCTGAATTTTGAACAGCTCGGAACGGGCCATGATTCCTCCTGAAAATTCATTTGAGACAATAAAAACCACCCCACACCTCAGGGTGGCCTGTGTCTCTGGTTGTGTTTACAGGTTAAGTCGAGAGGGCAGGTTGAACAATGGATTCAAAATTTTTTGAATCGTCTTTAAAGAGGCCAATCAGACCTGTTCCCCTCGGGGTCAGGCGGTAATACACAAAACGCCCCATGCGTTGCGGCTCGGCAATCCCCAGGCTCTTCAGACGTCCCAGGTGGTGTGAAACCGCTCCAGGAGCCAGATGCAGCCTCTCGGTCAGTTCCAGGGTGGTGGCAGGCAGGTTGAGCATGACCTTTGCACAACTGCTCCCCAGCAAACCCTCAAGGTGCTCGTTGTTCTCTGCGGGAGCACTGCCCCACAAGAGGCCCACCCCCCTGGCCGGATAAAACAGGGTGGGCTGCCAGGGTTCCTCACAGATGGACATGCTCTTGGGGTACACAAAAGCAGATGGCACCAGCACAATTCCACGCCCCCTGGCATCGCTGTAATCCTCACGGCCCCGGTCAATCAGCACGTACCCATCCTCGTAACGGATGGTGGGATCAATCCCGGAGAAAAGCTGCTCCGGTCCCTCAAGAGCAAGGGTTCTGGAACGCACCAGCACATCGTTTTCCAGAAAAACATGCAGCCTGGTCCAGTAGGGGGCCATCACCCGATCCCAGTAGGCCCTCAGCACATCCACCAGCTTCTGCAGGTAAAGGTCAGGGTCTGCCAGAAACGCATCAATCACGGCAGGACGGGTG
Coding sequences within it:
- a CDS encoding ArsR/SmtB family transcription factor; translated protein: MIRIKVSPLDLSRVRFAFSPLWECVASLMVYQSPGHHALHLPWIKEARKLIGDLDITLLEALVPPQNGIPPYYIPDFLTPPPLTPFPVFEEEVQQILQTSQAQIDYELNKLCELRNTRPAVIDAFLADPDLYLQKLVDVLRAYWDRVMAPYWTRLHVFLENDVLVRSRTLALEGPEQLFSGIDPTIRYEDGYVLIDRGREDYSDARGRGIVLVPSAFVYPKSMSICEEPWQPTLFYPARGVGLLWGSAPAENNEHLEGLLGSSCAKVMLNLPATTLELTERLHLAPGAVSHHLGRLKSLGIAEPQRMGRFVYYRLTPRGTGLIGLFKDDSKNFESIVQPALST